In Malus sylvestris chromosome 15, drMalSylv7.2, whole genome shotgun sequence, a single genomic region encodes these proteins:
- the LOC126604141 gene encoding EIN3-binding F-box protein 1-like, which yields MPALVNYSGDDDFYPGGSFYSNPMDLGCLLSMGSHVDVYCPPSKRARISSQYASGRSDFEQIKNPSINVLPDECLFEIFRRLKGGKERSSCASVSKKWLMLISSIWKVDLCKIPVVDNSDDAEMITGDEDQEQENDGFLTRCLEGKKATDIRLAAIAVGTSSRGGLGKLSIRGSNSFRGVTNLGLSAVAQGCPSLKSLSLWNISSVGDEGLIEIAKGCPLLEKLDLCGCPSISNKGLIAIAENCPNLNSLNIESCSRIGNEGLQAIGKSCSKLQSVSIRDCVLVGDHGVSSLLSSASSVLMKLKLQALNITDFSLAVIGHHGNAVTNLVLSGLQNVSEKGFWVMGNAQALQNLVSLTITSCRGTTDVSLEAIGKGCTSLKQMCLRKCCFVSDNGLVAFAKAAGSLESLQLEECNRVTQSGIIYALTKCGEKLRSLTLVKCMGIKDVSLAVPMTSSCRSLRSLSVRNCPGFGSASLAMVGRLCPQLHNIDLSGLYGMTDAGILSLLESSEEGLVKVNLNGCLNLTDKVVVSLVSLHGETLEVLNLDGCRKITDASLVAIANNCLFLRELDVSKCAITDSGLAALSSAEQINLQVLSISGCSEISHKSLPSLKKLGETLMGLNLQHCTAISNRSIELLVDSLWRCDILA from the exons ATGCCTGCCCTCGTTAATTACAGCG GTGACGATGATTTCTACCCTGGGGGTTCTTTTTACTCAAATCCCATGGATTTGGGTTGCCTGTTGTCAATGGGCTCCCATGTGGATGTGTATTGCCCTCCTAGCAAGCGGGCTCGCATCAGTTCCCAATACGCCTCTGGAAGGAGCGATTTTGAACAAATTAAGAATCCGTCAATCAACGTTCTTCCCGATGAATGCCTCTTTGAGATTTTCAGGCGCCTCAAGGGTGGTAAAGAGAGGAGCTCTTGTGCATCCGTCTCTAAGAAGTGGCTTATGCTCATAAGCAGTATCTGGAAGGTTGATCTATGCAAGATCCCTGTTGTAGACAATTCTGATGACGCTGAAATGATCACTGGTGATGAAGATCAAGAACAGGAAAATGATGGTTTCCTCACAAGGTGTTTGGAAGGGAAGAAAGCAACGGATATTAGACTTGCTGCTATTGCTGTTGGAACCAGTAGCCGTGGAGGACTAGGAAAGCTATCGATCCGAGGTAGCAACTCATTCCGTGGAGTTACCAACCTTGGCCTCTCGGCAGTTGCTCAGGGATGCCCTTCTCTCAAGTCTCTTTCATTGTGGAACATCTCTTCCGTTGGTGACGAAGGCCTGATTGAGATAGCTAAAGGATGTCCTTTGTTGGAGAAGCTTGATCTTTGCGGGTGCCCTTCAATTTCCAACAAGGGTTTGATTGCAATCGCAGAGAACTgcccaaatttaaattcttTGAATATCGAATCGTGTTCAAGGATTGGGAACGAGGGCTTGCAAGCTATTGGAAAGTCTTGCTCCAAGTTGCAATCCGTATCTATCAGGGACTGCGTTCTTGTTGGCGATCATGGAGTATCTAGTCTGTTATCATCAGCTTCTTCCGTGCTGATGAAGTTAAAGCTTCAGGCTTTGAACATCACGGATTTCTCTCTTGCCGTGATTGGACATCATGGAAATGCTGTTACCAATTTAGTTCTCAGTGGTCTCCAGAATGTTAGCGAGAAAGGTTTTTGGGTCATGGGTAATGCTCAAGCTTTGCAGAATCTGGTTTCATTGACAATCACATCATGCCGGGGAACAACAGATGTCAGTCTTGAAGCCATTGGCAAGGGATGCACAAGTTTGAAGCAGATGTGTCTTCGCAAGTGTTGCTTTGTATCCGACAACGGGCTGGTAGCTTTTGCCAAAGCTGCAGGATCACTTGAGAGCCTGCAACTGGAGGAGTGTAACAGGGTTACACAATCGGGAATAATTTATGCCCTCACAAAATGCGGAGAAAAGCTGAGATCTCTCACCTTAGTGAAGTGCATGGGAATCAAGGATGTAAGTTTAGCAGTACCTATGACCTCTAGTTGCAGATCACTTCGATCCTTGTCCGTCCGAAACTGCCCTGGGTTCGGTAGTGCTAGCCTGGCCATGGTAGGAAGGTTGTGCCCTCAGCTACATAATATAGACTTGAGTGGTCTATATGGAATGACAGATGCAGGGATTCTCTCACTTCTCGAGAGCTCGGAGGAAGGGCTTGTCAAAGTGAATCTTAACGGATGCTTGAATTTGACGGATAAAGTAGTTGTGTCGTTGGTTAGTCTGCATGGGGAAACCCTAGAGGTACTGAATCTTGATGGGTGCAGGAAGATTACTGATGCAAGCTTGGTGGCAATCGCAAACAACTGCCTGTTTCTTCGTGAGCTAGATGTGTCGAAGTGTGCAATCACTGACTCTGGCCTTGCTGCCCTTTCTTCCGCAGAGCAGATCAACTTGCAAGTCCTTTCCATTTCTGGCTGTTCCGAAATCTCACACAAAAGCCTCCCTTCCCTGAAAAAATTGGGCGAGACCTTGATGGGGTTGAATCTCCAACATTGTACTGCTATCAGCAACAGATCAATTGAGCTGCTTGTCGACAGCTTGTGGAGATGTGATATCTTGGCCTAA